Proteins found in one Oryza glaberrima chromosome 4, OglaRS2, whole genome shotgun sequence genomic segment:
- the LOC127772159 gene encoding LOW QUALITY PROTEIN: pentatricopeptide repeat-containing protein At2g13600-like (The sequence of the model RefSeq protein was modified relative to this genomic sequence to represent the inferred CDS: inserted 1 base in 1 codon; substituted 1 base at 1 genomic stop codon), whose amino-acid sequence MYTYNFKYFTKVFEQDERXNMFKKVNGIYQDTRPAXPAPSPGMARPHHTGIHLVSHLRASAPLADLLRSAPGLRAARAAHARALRSPFAGETFLLNTLLSAYARLGSLRDARRVFDGMPHRNTFSYNALLSACARLGRADDALALFGAIPDPDQCSYNAVVAALAQHGRGGDALRFLAAMHADDFVLNAYSFASALSACASEKASRTGEQVHALVTKSSHGSDVYIGTALVDMYAKCERPEEAQKVFDAMPERNIVSWNSLITCYEQNGPVDEALALFVRMMKDGFVPDEVTLASVMSACAGLAAGREGRQVHTRMVKSDRFREDMVLNNALVDMYAKCGRTWEAKCVFDRMAIRSVVSETSMITGYAKSANVGDAQAVFLQMVEKNVVAWNVLIATYAHNSEEEEALRLFVRLKRESVWPTHYTYGNVLNACANLANLQLGQQAHVHVLKEGFRFDSGPESDVFVGNSLVDMYLKTGSISDGAKVFERMAARDNVSWNAMIVGYAQNGRAKDALLLFERMLCSNERPDSVTMIGVLSACGHSGLVKEGRRYFQSMTEDHGIIPTRDHYTCMIDLLGRAGHLKEVEELIENMPMEPDAVLWASLLGACRLHKNIDMGEWAAGKLFELDPDNSGPYVLLSNMYAELGKWADVFRVRRSMKHRGVSKQPGCSWIEIGRKVNVFLARDNIHPCRNEIHDTLRIIQMQMSRMSIDAEIADDLMNFSSEACG is encoded by the exons ttttaaatatttcacaaaagtttttgaacaagacgaacggtaaaacatgtttaaaaaagtaaacGGAATATATCAAGATACGCGCCCAG CCCCAGCGCCTTCTCCTGGCATGGCGCGTCCGCATCACACCGGCATCCACCTCGTCTCCCACCTCCGCGCGtccgcgccgctcgccgacctcctccgctCGGCTcccggcctccgcgccgcccgcgccgcgcacgcgcgcgccctCAGGTCCCCCTTCGCCGGCGAGACCTTCCTCCTCAACACCCTCCTCTCCGCGTACGCGCGGCTGGGCTCCCTCCGCGACGCCCGCAGGGTGTTCGACGGGATGCCCCACCGCAACACCTTCTCCTACAACGCGCTCCTCTCCGCGTGCGCGCGCCTGGgccgcgccgacgacgccctCGCGCTCTTCGGCGCCATCCCGGACCCCGACCAGTGCTCCTACAACGCGGTCGTCGCGGCGCTCGCGCagcacggccgcggcggcgacgcgctccGCTTCCTGGCCGCCATGCACGCCGACGACTTCGTGCTCAACGCCTACTCCTTCGCCAGCGCGCTGAGCGCCTGCGCCTCGGAGAAGGCTTCGAGGACCGGGGAGCAGGTGCACGCCCTTGTCACCAAGTCGTCTCACGGGAGCGATGTGTACATCGGTACCGCGCTTGTGGACATGTACGCGAAGTGTGAGCGGCCGGAGGAGGCACAGAAGGTGTTCGATGCAATGCCGGAGCGGAATATTGTTTCCTGGAACAGCCTGATCACTTGCTATGAGCAGAATGGCCCTGTCGATGAGGCCCTCGCGCTCTTCGTCAGGATGATGAAAGATGGTTTTGTGCCTGATGAGGTGACACTTGCAAGCGTCATGAGCGCATGTGCAGGCCTTGCTGCGGGTAGAGAAGGCCGCCAGGTCCATACCCGCATGGTGAAGTCTGATAGGTTTAGGGAGGACATGGTGTTGAACAATGCTCTCGTGGACATGTATGCCAAGTGTGGGAGGACTTGGGAGGCGAAGTGTGTATTTGATCGCATGGCTATCAGGAGTGTTGTCTCAGAAACGTCAATGATAACTGGGTATGCAAAGTCTGCAAATGTGGGAGATGCTCAGGCCGTGTTCTTGCAGATGGTGGAGAAGAATGTCGTTGCTTGGAATGTGCTCATTGCAACATATGCACATAAtagtgaggaagaagaagcgcTTAGGCTCTTTGTCAGGCTGAAAAGAGAGTCAGTTTGGCCAACACATTACACGTATGGAAATGTTCTGAATGCGTGTGCCAATCTTGCTAACCTTCAGCTTGGTCAGCAAGCTCATGTACATGTCCTGAAAGAAGGCTTCCGCTTTGACTCTGGACCAGAATCTGATGTCTTTGTTGGGAACTCCCTTGTGGACATGTACCTGAAGACAGGGTCCATCAGTGATGGTGCGAAGGTGTTCGAGAGGATGGCAGCCAGAGATAATGTATCATGGAATGCAATGATTGTTGGTTACGCACAGAATGGCCGTGCAAAAGATGCGCTTCTTCTTTTTGAGAGAATGCTTTGCAGCAACGAACGCCCAGATTCTGTCACCATGATTGGGGTTTTATCTGCCTGTGGCCATTCTGGATTGGTCAAGGAGGGTCGGAGATACTTTCAGTCCATGACTGAGGATCATGGGATAATTCCAACCCGAGATCACTACACTTGCATGATTGATTTGCTTGGTCGTGCCGGTCATCTGAAAGAAGTTGAGGAGCTCATAGAGAACATGCCAATGGAACCTGATGCTGTGCTCTGGGCTTCTCTATTAGGTGCTTGCAGGCTGCATAAGAACATTGACATGGGGGAATGGGCAGCCGGGAAATTATTTGAGCTTGATCCTGATAACTCTGGACCCTATGTTCTTCTCTCAAATATGTACGCTGAGCTTGGGAAATGGGCAGATGTTTTTAGAGTGAGGAGATCCATGAAGCACAGAGGCGTTAGCAAGCAACCTGGCTGTAGTTGGATTGAGATAGGCAGGAAAGTAAATGTGTTTCTCGCGAGAGATAATATCCATCCATGCAGGAATGAGATACATGATACCTTGAGAATCATTCAGATGCAGATGAGCAGGATGAGTATAGATGCTGAAATTGCAGATGACCTGATGAATTTCTCCTCTGAAGCATGTGGCTAG
- the LOC127772162 gene encoding protein disulfide isomerase-like 1-2, with protein sequence MAVNLVLSFALAILISSSPTAVGVDATEELKEAVLTLDAGNFSEVVAKHPFIVVKFYAPWCGHCKQLAPEYEKAASVLRKNELPVVLAKVDAYDERNKELKDKYGVYSYPTIKIMKNGGSDVRGYGGPREADGIVEYLKRQVGPASLKLESAEEAAHSVVDKGVILVGVFPEFAGMEYENFMVVAEKMRADYDFFHTSDASILPRGDQSVKGPIVRLFKPFDELFVDSEDFGKDALEKFIEVSGFPMVVTYDADPTNHKFLERYYSTPSAKAMLFVSFGDDRIESFKSQIHEAARKFSGNNISFLIGDVADADRVFQYFGLRESDVPLLFVIASTGKYLNPTMDPDQIIPWLKQYIYGNLTPYVKSEPIPKVNDQPVKVVVADNIDDIVFNSGKNVLLEFYAPWCGHCRKFAPILEEIAVSLQDDQDIVIAKMDGTANDIPTDFTVEGYPTIYFYSSSGNLLSYDGARTAEEIISFINENRGPKAGAAAAVDEKTQIDAVEEEVTSSSEPVKDEL encoded by the exons ATGGCTGTCAACCTGGTGCTGTCTTTTGCCCTTGCCATTCTGATATCCTCCAGCCCTACCGCGGTTGGTGTGGATGCCACCGAGGAGCTGAAGGAGGCGGTCCTAACGCTGGATGCGGGCAACTTCTCGGAGGTGGTGGCCAAGCACCCGTTCATTGTCGTCAAGTTCTATGCCCCATG GTGTGGTCACTGCAAGCAACTCGCCCCAGAG TACGAAAAGGCAGCCTCCGTTCTGAGGAAGAACGAGCTGCCAGTGGTACTCGCGAAGGTGGACGCATACGACGAGAGGAACAAAGAGCTGAAGGATAAGTATGGGGTGTATTCATACCCAACAATAAAGATCATGAAGAATGGGGGGAGCGACGTGCGTGGCTACGGTGGCCCAAGGGAGGCCGATGGCATCGTGGAGTACCTTAAGAGGCAGGTCGGCCCAGCATCCCTCAAGCTTGAATCAGCAGAAGAGGCGGCCCATTCCGTCGTCGACAAGGGGGTGATCCTT GTGGGAGTTTTCCCTGAGTTTGCTGGTATGGAATATGAAAATTTCATGGTTGTGGCAGAGAAAATGCGAGCAGATTATGATTTTTTCCACACGTCTGATGCAAGCATTTTGCCACGTGGTGATCAGAGTGTCAAAGGCCCCATTGTCCGTCTCTTTAAGCCGTTTGATGAGCTGTTTGTTGATTCGGAG GATTTTGGTAAGGACGCACTTGAGAAGTTTATCGAGGTATCTGGTTTCCCAATGGTTGTTACCTATGATGCTGATCCAACCAACCATAAGTTTCTTGAAAGATACTATAGCACTCCTAGTGCTAAA GCAATGCTTTTCGTGAGCTTCGGTGATGACAGAATCGAGTCCTTCAAGAGCCAGATTCATGAAGCGGCCAGGAAATTCAGTGGTAATAACATAAGTTTTTTAATTGGTGATGTTGCAGACGCTGATCGTGTCTTCCAG TACTTTGGGCTCAGAGAAAGTGATGTGCCCCTCCTTTTCGTGATAGCATCTACTGGAAAATATCTCAATCCAACAATGGATCCTGATCAGATCATACCCTGGCTGAAGCAGTACATA TATGGCAACTTGACACCATACGTTAAGTCAGAGCCTATCCCTAAGGTGAATGACCAACCTGTTAAGGTTGTTGTGGCCGACAATATAGATGACATTGTTTTCAACTCTGGCAAAAATG TTTTGCTTGAGTTCTATGCACCTTGGTGTGGCCATTGCCGCAAGTTTGCCCCGATCCTGGAGGAAATTGCAGTGTCATTGCAAGATGACCAAGATATAGTGATAGCAAAGATG GATGGAACTGCGAACGATATACCAACAGACTTCACGGTTGAGGGATATCCAACTATCTACTTCTATTCATCAAGTGGGAACCTTTTGTCGTACGACGGTGCAAGGACAGCTGAGGAGATCATCAGTTTTATCAACGAGAACAGGGGACCGAAAGCTGGTGCAGCTGCTGCAGTGGACGAGAAAACCCAGATTGATGCTGTGGAAGAGGAGGTAACATCATCATCAGAGCCTGTTAAAGATGAACTCTGA